The Bacteroidales bacterium genome includes a window with the following:
- a CDS encoding YeeE/YedE family protein codes for MSDTSKETGIFGQLFGTFFSKHWPVWVGGITLGLLNIILFSVHSPWGASGGINNWGENIYKVLGFSAYSEAASTGTSLFGMLCIMLVLGSFLGALFSKEFAFRIPPKGEMVKGFIGGGLMALGATIGLGCTIGSFFSGVPALSGGALIFTIGLFVGVILALKYLMWEMEHYPQFSSGKSYTLFAVKPGKGSWQVYIGWILFAAVLLLAWWYSSFNPIMTWFVIIGLFMGLICQRSRFCIVKAFRDPFMTGESDGSVGVMAGLIITLIGFTAIKYFGIGISGAELRAREMAWVFPHFWGRALLGGFIFGLGMTVAGGCAVGTLWRVGEGQVKLWLAALGFVLLSPLSNRYIVPTVNDLFPQELRYRSFLPDYIGYPGAVALVIGIILLWYWFVKWNEKTGKFTAY; via the coding sequence ATGTCTGATACGTCAAAAGAAACGGGCATTTTTGGCCAGCTTTTCGGCACATTTTTTTCAAAACATTGGCCAGTATGGGTTGGCGGAATTACCCTTGGACTACTTAACATTATACTATTTTCAGTTCACAGTCCCTGGGGCGCAAGTGGTGGAATCAATAATTGGGGAGAAAATATTTATAAGGTATTGGGATTTTCTGCTTATTCAGAAGCAGCTTCAACCGGGACCAGTTTATTCGGAATGCTTTGTATCATGCTTGTATTAGGTTCATTTCTCGGAGCCTTATTCTCAAAAGAGTTTGCTTTTAGAATTCCACCAAAAGGAGAAATGGTAAAAGGATTCATTGGCGGTGGGCTTATGGCATTAGGAGCCACCATTGGCCTGGGTTGTACTATAGGATCTTTCTTCAGCGGTGTACCTGCGCTATCTGGTGGAGCCCTGATCTTTACCATCGGTCTCTTTGTTGGAGTTATTCTTGCACTAAAGTACCTCATGTGGGAAATGGAACATTACCCGCAGTTCAGTTCCGGAAAAAGCTATACTTTATTTGCCGTAAAACCCGGTAAAGGTTCCTGGCAGGTTTACATAGGCTGGATATTATTTGCTGCAGTATTACTACTAGCATGGTGGTACTCATCATTTAATCCGATAATGACCTGGTTCGTAATTATTGGTTTATTTATGGGGTTGATCTGCCAACGCTCACGCTTTTGTATCGTAAAAGCATTCAGAGATCCTTTCATGACAGGGGAATCAGATGGATCGGTTGGAGTTATGGCCGGATTGATCATCACCTTGATTGGTTTTACCGCCATCAAATATTTTGGCATCGGAATCAGCGGTGCAGAATTGCGTGCCCGCGAAATGGCGTGGGTGTTTCCACATTTCTGGGGCCGGGCATTATTGGGAGGTTTCATTTTTGGCCTGGGAATGACTGTTGCCGGGGGCTGTGCAGTTGGTACTTTATGGAGAGTCGGCGAAGGCCAGGTGAAATTATGGCTTGCAGCATTAGGATTTGTTCTGCTTTCTCCGCTATCAAACCGCTATATAGTACCTACAGTAAACGACCTTTTTCCACAGGAACTTCGATACAGGTCATTCCTGCCCGATTATATTGGTTATCCCGGAGCTGTAGCACTTGTCATCGGAATTATACTGCTTTGGTATTGGTTCGTAAAATGGAACGAGAAAACAGGAAAGTTTACCGCTTATTAA